The uncultured Fusobacterium sp. genome includes a window with the following:
- a CDS encoding phosphatidylglycerophosphatase A: MDKKLVRNLGTWFGLGDMPKAPGTFGTLGGIPLFILLSFIRSFFPNNMIYNSFYFMFLMTFFALSVYVCDVCEREIFKKEDPQNVVIDEVLGYLTTLFLVNPVGIYQNAMAMGIAFVIFRFLDITKLGPIDRAQDLEKGVGVVLDDFLAGVIGNFIMVCIWTIFF; the protein is encoded by the coding sequence ATGGATAAAAAATTAGTAAGAAATTTAGGAACATGGTTTGGACTTGGAGATATGCCAAAAGCTCCTGGAACTTTTGGAACTTTAGGTGGAATACCTTTATTTATATTACTATCTTTTATTAGAAGTTTTTTTCCAAATAATATGATTTATAACTCTTTTTATTTTATGTTTCTTATGACTTTCTTTGCACTATCTGTATATGTTTGTGATGTTTGCGAAAGGGAAATTTTTAAAAAAGAGGATCCACAAAATGTTGTTATAGATGAAGTTTTAGGATATTTAACAACACTTTTCCTTGTTAATCCAGTTGGAATTTATCAAAATGCTATGGCTATGGGAATAGCATTTGTAATTTTTAGATTTTTAGATATTACAAAACTTGGACCCATAGATAGAGCTCAAGATTTAGAGAAGGGTGTAGGAGTAGTATTAGATGATTTCTTAGCTGGAGTGATTGGGAATTTTATAATGGTTTGTATTTGGACTATTTTCTTTTAG
- a CDS encoding competence/damage-inducible protein A — MKVAVILVGTELLNGGMLDTNSIYIAQELNKYGMEMEFKITVRDFKDEIYRAIDYCKKNVDLIIMSGGLGPTIDDITKDVIADYVKKPLIVDPEELEELKEKFKRGGYTFTNINKKEVEKPQGAITFKNDVGMAPAVYIDDIVAFPGVPKELYNMLPKFLNWYAKEKNLLDDEIYIKDLITYGIAESLLDEAVREFFTEDGIYYEFLVKDYGVLIRLQSKMSEKNKVEKIIKKIYNKIGEFIFGEDNDRLEKKVVELIKEKNLTISTAESCTGGMLASKLIDVSGVSENFYEGIVSYSNEAKMKRLGVSKETLEKYGAVSEETAREMLMGLHTDIGLATTGIAGPNGGTEEKPVGLVYMGIKIKNKIYIEKKIFKGDRNKVRERTVSHTLFKLIKILNEDV, encoded by the coding sequence ATGAAAGTAGCAGTTATACTAGTAGGAACAGAATTATTAAATGGTGGAATGTTAGATACTAATAGTATCTATATAGCTCAAGAATTAAATAAGTATGGAATGGAAATGGAATTTAAAATCACCGTGAGAGATTTTAAAGATGAAATATATAGAGCTATAGATTATTGTAAAAAAAATGTAGATTTGATAATTATGTCTGGAGGATTAGGGCCAACAATAGATGATATAACAAAAGATGTGATAGCAGATTATGTCAAAAAACCTTTAATTGTAGATCCTGAAGAATTAGAAGAGTTAAAGGAAAAATTTAAAAGAGGAGGTTATACTTTTACTAATATCAATAAAAAAGAAGTAGAAAAACCCCAAGGAGCTATAACGTTTAAAAATGATGTGGGAATGGCACCTGCTGTTTATATAGATGATATTGTTGCTTTTCCAGGAGTACCAAAAGAGTTATATAATATGTTACCTAAATTCTTAAATTGGTATGCAAAAGAAAAAAATCTTCTTGATGATGAGATATATATAAAAGATTTAATAACTTATGGTATAGCAGAATCTCTTTTAGATGAAGCTGTGAGAGAATTTTTTACTGAAGATGGAATCTATTATGAATTTTTAGTAAAAGATTATGGAGTTTTAATTAGACTTCAAAGTAAAATGAGTGAAAAAAATAAAGTGGAAAAAATTATAAAAAAGATATATAATAAAATAGGCGAGTTTATTTTTGGAGAAGACAATGATAGATTAGAGAAAAAAGTTGTAGAATTAATTAAAGAGAAAAATTTAACTATTTCTACAGCAGAATCTTGTACAGGTGGAATGTTAGCTAGTAAATTAATAGATGTATCTGGAGTTTCAGAAAATTTTTATGAAGGTATAGTTTCTTATAGTAATGAAGCTAAAATGAAAAGATTAGGAGTAAGTAAAGAAACTTTGGAAAAGTATGGAGCTGTGAGTGAAGAGACAGCTAGAGAGATGTTAATGGGACTTCATACAGATATAGGTCTTGCAACTACTGGAATTGCAGGTCCTAATGGAGGAACAGAAGAAAAACCAGTTGGTCTTGTATATATGGGAATAAAAATAAAAAATAAAATTTATATAGAAAAGAAAATTTTTAAAGGTGATAGGAATAAAGTAAGGGAAAGAACAGTATCCCATACTCTTTTCAAGTTGATAAAAATTTTAAATGAGGATGTGTGA